The Leucobacter rhizosphaerae genome includes a region encoding these proteins:
- the ilvC gene encoding ketol-acid reductoisomerase yields MYYDADADLSIIQGKKVAVVGYGSQGHAHAMNLRDSGVEVVIALKEGSKSIQKAEEAGFTVKTVADAAEWADLIMVLAPDQHQRTIYNESIKQHLTSGKTLAFAHGFNIRFGYIETPEGVDVILVAPKAPGHTVRREFEAGRGIPDIIAVEVDASGTAWETAKSYAKAIGGTRAGVIKTTFTEETETDLFGEQAVLCGGTSQLVQYGFETLTEAGYQPEIAYFEVLHELKLIVDLMWEGGIAKQRWSVSDTAEYGDYVSGPRVIDARVKENMQAVLADIQSGAFAKRFIEDQDNGATEFIELRTKAEQHPIESTGRELRKLFAWKQTDSDYVDGSAAR; encoded by the coding sequence ATGTACTACGACGCCGACGCTGATCTGTCGATCATCCAGGGCAAGAAGGTGGCCGTCGTCGGCTACGGCTCGCAGGGCCACGCGCACGCAATGAACCTGCGCGACTCGGGCGTTGAGGTTGTTATCGCGCTCAAGGAGGGCTCGAAGTCGATTCAGAAGGCCGAAGAGGCTGGCTTCACGGTGAAGACTGTGGCCGATGCTGCCGAGTGGGCCGACCTGATCATGGTGCTCGCACCCGATCAGCACCAGCGCACCATCTACAATGAGTCGATCAAGCAGCACCTCACCTCGGGCAAGACGCTCGCGTTTGCTCACGGCTTCAACATTCGCTTCGGTTACATCGAGACGCCCGAGGGTGTTGACGTGATCCTTGTGGCCCCCAAGGCCCCGGGCCACACCGTGCGCCGCGAGTTCGAGGCTGGCCGCGGCATCCCCGACATCATTGCCGTTGAGGTTGACGCCTCGGGCACCGCGTGGGAGACCGCAAAGTCGTACGCAAAGGCCATCGGTGGCACCCGCGCCGGCGTCATCAAGACGACCTTCACCGAGGAGACCGAGACCGACCTGTTCGGCGAGCAGGCCGTGCTCTGCGGCGGCACCTCGCAGCTCGTGCAGTACGGCTTCGAGACGCTGACCGAGGCCGGCTACCAGCCCGAGATCGCCTACTTCGAGGTGCTGCACGAGCTCAAGCTCATCGTGGACCTCATGTGGGAGGGCGGCATCGCCAAGCAGCGCTGGTCGGTCTCCGACACGGCCGAGTACGGCGACTACGTCTCCGGCCCCCGCGTCATCGACGCGCGCGTCAAGGAGAACATGCAGGCCGTGCTCGCCGACATCCAGTCGGGCGCGTTCGCGAAGCGCTTCATCGAGGATCAGGACAACGGTGCCACCGAGTTCATCGAGCTCCGCACCAAGGCCGAGCAGCACCCGATCGAGAGCACCGGCCGCGAGCTGCGCAAGCTCTTCGCCTGGAAGCAGACCGATTCGGACTACGTCGACGGCAGCGCGGCGCGCTAG
- a CDS encoding DUF3054 domain-containing protein, which produces MPAGSARSGRWSRAAGFALAGDAALVLLFAGLGRSSHAREATLLGLLETAWPFLLGLLITWVSARISQHPLAPVRSGVPVWIGTVGIGLLLRAITGAGTALPFVLVSIGTLALLLVGWRLIAALILRLRAPRA; this is translated from the coding sequence ATGCCCGCGGGCTCCGCGCGGTCCGGCCGCTGGTCGCGGGCCGCTGGTTTTGCGCTCGCGGGTGATGCGGCGCTCGTTCTCCTGTTCGCGGGGCTCGGGCGCAGCAGTCACGCGCGCGAGGCGACGCTCCTCGGCCTCCTCGAGACCGCCTGGCCGTTCCTCCTCGGCCTCCTCATCACGTGGGTGTCGGCGCGCATCTCGCAGCATCCGCTCGCCCCGGTGCGCTCCGGTGTGCCCGTCTGGATCGGCACGGTCGGGATCGGGCTGCTGCTCCGCGCCATCACGGGCGCCGGCACCGCGCTGCCGTTTGTGCTCGTCTCGATCGGTACGCTGGCGCTGCTCCTCGTCGGCTGGCGCCTCATCGCGGCGCTGATCCTGCGGCTTCGCGCGCCGAGGGCCTGA
- a CDS encoding GlxA family transcriptional regulator: MRRVAVVVREGAKPLDVGIPAQVFATRASMPYEVRVCGVAPGLIPGGDGLSYSVDQGLEALEALRADDLVFLPGTRKPDRERPPEVLLDALIAAHERGVRLAAISTGAFALAATGLLDGKRATTHWHYARAFAAQFPEVRVDESVLFVDEGSVLTSAGAASGIDLCLHILRADLGMSAANHAARRLVAAPYRSGGQGQYVRRSVPEAQTGERLAGTREWALHRLHEPLTIARLAAHARVSERTLSRRFTEETGYTPMQWVMRARLDLARELLENSELGIDAVATAVGLGTGVNLRLHFRRILGTTPSEYRRTFTRGE; this comes from the coding sequence ATCAGACGGGTCGCGGTGGTGGTGCGCGAGGGTGCCAAACCGCTCGACGTCGGGATCCCGGCCCAGGTCTTCGCGACCCGGGCGAGCATGCCCTACGAGGTGCGTGTCTGCGGCGTCGCGCCGGGGCTGATCCCGGGCGGCGACGGGCTGTCATACTCCGTGGACCAGGGGCTCGAGGCGCTCGAGGCGCTGCGGGCCGATGATCTCGTGTTCCTGCCCGGCACGCGGAAGCCCGATCGCGAGCGGCCGCCCGAGGTGCTGCTCGATGCCCTCATCGCCGCGCACGAGCGCGGAGTGCGGCTCGCGGCGATCTCGACCGGTGCCTTCGCCCTCGCGGCCACGGGTCTGCTCGACGGCAAGCGTGCGACGACCCACTGGCACTACGCACGCGCGTTCGCGGCGCAGTTCCCCGAGGTGCGGGTCGATGAGAGCGTGCTGTTCGTCGACGAGGGCTCGGTCCTGACGTCGGCGGGCGCCGCCTCCGGGATCGACCTCTGCCTGCACATCCTCCGCGCCGACCTCGGCATGTCGGCCGCGAACCACGCGGCGCGCCGGCTTGTCGCCGCGCCCTACCGCAGCGGCGGGCAGGGCCAGTACGTGCGACGCAGCGTGCCGGAGGCGCAGACCGGCGAGCGGCTCGCCGGCACGAGGGAGTGGGCGCTCCACCGGCTCCACGAGCCGCTCACCATCGCTCGCCTGGCCGCCCACGCCCGGGTCTCCGAGCGCACCCTGTCGCGGCGCTTCACGGAGGAGACGGGGTACACCCCCATGCAGTGGGTGATGCGCGCCCGGCTCGACCTCGCGCGGGAGCTGCTGGAGAACAGCGAACTGGGCATCGACGCGGTCGCCACGGCCGTCGGACTCGGCACCGGCGTGAACCTCCGACTCCACTTCCGACGGATCCTCGGCACCACCCCCTCGGAGTACCGCCGCACCTTCACCCGGGGCGAATAG
- the ilvD gene encoding dihydroxy-acid dehydratase has product MAEIDIKPRSRDVTDGIEKAAARGMLRAVGMGDEDWDKPQIGIASSWNEITPCNLSLDRLAQGAKEGVHSGGGYPLQFGTVSVSDGISMGHEGMHFSLVSREVIADSVETVMMAERLDGSVLLAGCDKSLPGMLMAAARLDLASVFLYAGSIAPGWVKLTDGTEKQVTIIDAFEAVGACKAGTMSEEDLKRIECAIAPGEGACGGMYTANTMASIAEALGMSLPGSAAPPSADRRRDYFAHRSGEAVVNMLRLGITARDIMTRKAFENAIALLMAYGGSTNAVLHLLAIAREAEVDLTLEDFNRIGAKVPHLADMKPFGKYVMADIDRHGGVPVVLKALLDAGLLHGDVMTVTGKTMAENLAELNPDPLDGDVVHTLDDPIHATGGLTILHGTLAPEGAVVKTAGFDAELFEGPARVFERERAAMDALTEGKIGKGDIVVIRYEGPKGGPGMREMLAITAAIKGAGLGKDVLLLTDGRFSGGTTGLCIGHIAPEATDGGPVALVRDGDLIRVDIASQTLDLLVDPAELAARRESWAPLPPRYTRGVLAKYAKLVRSASEGAITG; this is encoded by the coding sequence ATGGCAGAGATCGACATCAAGCCGCGTAGTCGCGACGTCACCGACGGGATCGAGAAGGCCGCTGCGCGCGGCATGCTCCGTGCAGTGGGCATGGGAGATGAGGACTGGGACAAGCCCCAGATCGGCATCGCCAGCTCCTGGAACGAGATCACCCCCTGCAACCTGAGCCTGGACCGGCTCGCGCAGGGCGCGAAAGAGGGCGTGCACTCGGGCGGCGGGTACCCGCTCCAGTTCGGCACCGTCTCCGTCTCCGACGGCATCTCGATGGGTCACGAGGGCATGCACTTCTCGCTCGTCTCCCGCGAGGTCATCGCCGACTCCGTCGAGACGGTCATGATGGCCGAGCGGCTCGACGGCTCCGTGCTGCTCGCCGGCTGCGACAAGTCGCTCCCCGGCATGCTCATGGCCGCGGCCCGACTCGATCTCGCGTCCGTCTTCCTGTACGCCGGATCGATCGCACCCGGCTGGGTGAAGCTCACCGATGGCACCGAGAAGCAGGTCACCATCATCGACGCCTTCGAGGCGGTCGGCGCGTGCAAGGCCGGCACCATGAGCGAGGAGGATCTGAAGCGCATCGAGTGCGCGATCGCTCCCGGTGAGGGCGCCTGCGGCGGCATGTACACCGCGAACACCATGGCGTCGATCGCCGAGGCGCTCGGCATGAGCCTGCCCGGCTCGGCCGCACCGCCCAGCGCCGACCGCCGTCGCGACTACTTCGCCCATCGCTCCGGCGAGGCCGTCGTCAACATGCTCCGCCTCGGCATCACCGCCCGCGACATCATGACCCGCAAGGCGTTCGAGAACGCGATCGCGCTGCTCATGGCCTACGGCGGATCGACGAACGCCGTGCTGCACCTGCTCGCGATCGCTCGCGAGGCCGAGGTCGACCTCACGCTCGAGGACTTCAACCGCATCGGCGCGAAGGTGCCCCATCTCGCCGACATGAAGCCGTTCGGCAAGTACGTGATGGCCGACATCGACCGCCACGGCGGTGTGCCCGTCGTGCTGAAGGCGCTGCTCGACGCAGGCCTCCTGCACGGCGACGTCATGACCGTCACCGGCAAGACCATGGCCGAGAACCTGGCCGAGCTGAACCCCGACCCGCTCGACGGCGACGTGGTGCACACGCTCGATGATCCGATCCACGCCACGGGCGGCCTGACGATCCTCCACGGCACGCTGGCGCCCGAGGGCGCCGTCGTGAAGACCGCGGGCTTCGACGCCGAGCTCTTTGAAGGCCCTGCGCGGGTGTTCGAGCGCGAGCGGGCGGCGATGGACGCGCTGACCGAGGGCAAGATCGGCAAGGGCGACATCGTCGTGATCCGGTACGAGGGTCCGAAGGGAGGACCGGGAATGCGCGAGATGCTCGCGATCACCGCCGCCATCAAGGGCGCAGGGCTCGGAAAAGATGTACTACTATTGACGGACGGACGATTCTCAGGCGGCACAACCGGCCTGTGCATCGGCCACATTGCCCCCGAGGCCACCGATGGCGGTCCGGTGGCTCTGGTGCGCGACGGTGACCTGATTCGGGTTGATATCGCCTCCCAAACGCTCGATCTGCTGGTAGACCCCGCCGAGCTCGCGGCCCGTCGAGAATCCTGGGCCCCGCTTCCCCCGCGCTACACGCGCGGCGTGTTGGCAAAGTACGCCAAGCTCGTCCGCTCCGCCTCCGAGGGCGCGATCACGGGCTAG
- a CDS encoding inositol monophosphatase family protein, with protein sequence MQQPTAPSADLAFALELADLADRISLPRFRAADLTIDTKPDRTFVTDADRAVEDALRERIAAERPGDSFFGEESGREERGERRWILDPIDGTSNFLRGVPNWATLIALEVAGEPSVGVVSAPAFGERWWAEIGHGSWGQKAGEVPRRLAVSGVPELEHASLSFQSIQQWDLAGYLEPLIALSRAVWRDRGYGDMWSYMLLAEGLLDVVAEFDVKPYDLAALVPIVREAGGRFTDIDGAETAWNGSSLATNGRLHAAVIDVVAAARPGAGVV encoded by the coding sequence ATGCAGCAGCCCACCGCCCCCTCTGCCGATCTGGCATTCGCGCTCGAACTCGCGGACCTCGCGGACCGCATCTCGCTCCCCCGGTTCCGGGCCGCGGATCTCACGATCGACACGAAACCCGACCGCACGTTCGTCACCGATGCGGACCGCGCCGTCGAGGACGCGCTCCGCGAGCGCATCGCGGCGGAGCGCCCCGGCGACAGCTTCTTCGGCGAGGAGTCGGGCCGCGAGGAGCGCGGCGAGCGCCGCTGGATCCTCGACCCCATCGACGGCACGTCCAACTTCCTGCGCGGCGTCCCCAACTGGGCGACCCTCATCGCCCTCGAGGTCGCCGGTGAACCGAGCGTCGGCGTCGTCTCGGCGCCCGCGTTCGGGGAGCGCTGGTGGGCCGAGATCGGGCACGGATCCTGGGGGCAGAAGGCGGGCGAGGTCCCGCGGCGGCTCGCCGTCTCCGGGGTGCCCGAGCTCGAGCACGCGTCGCTCAGCTTCCAGAGCATCCAGCAGTGGGACCTCGCGGGCTATCTGGAGCCGCTCATCGCGCTCAGCCGCGCCGTGTGGCGGGATCGCGGGTACGGCGACATGTGGTCGTACATGCTGCTCGCCGAGGGGCTCCTCGACGTGGTCGCCGAATTCGACGTGAAGCCCTACGATCTCGCCGCGCTCGTGCCGATCGTGCGCGAGGCCGGCGGGCGGTTCACGGATATCGACGGCGCGGAGACCGCGTGGAACGGGAGCTCCCTCGCGACCAACGGACGGCTGCACGCGGCCGTGATCGACGTGGTCGCGGCGGCCCGGCCCGGCGCCGGGGTGGTCTGA
- a CDS encoding TetR family transcriptional regulator, with translation MTSPTPRARKRPEERRAEILQEASRIALDDGLERITLRAVADRLAVRPGLISHYFPAAEDLVAAAFARAVTGERERLFSTAGGPTERLARLVRRVTTGEADDLARLWLNARHLGRFSAVLAGVLAEQEAVDRERMQALIEAGVAAGEFRTGDPFAACVRIFVAIDGFSVYVNASDTFEEPAYTRFVSDVCEWTLGLPPGSLLRDRA, from the coding sequence ATGACCAGCCCGACGCCCCGCGCCAGGAAACGGCCGGAGGAGCGTCGCGCGGAGATCCTGCAGGAGGCGTCGCGCATTGCGCTCGACGACGGCCTCGAGCGGATCACCCTCCGCGCCGTGGCGGACCGCCTCGCGGTGCGGCCGGGGCTCATCAGTCACTACTTTCCCGCGGCCGAGGATCTCGTCGCGGCGGCGTTCGCCCGTGCGGTCACGGGGGAGCGGGAGCGGCTGTTCTCGACCGCCGGCGGCCCCACGGAGCGGCTCGCGCGGCTCGTGCGCCGGGTGACCACGGGCGAAGCCGATGATCTGGCCCGACTGTGGCTGAACGCCCGGCATCTCGGCCGCTTCAGTGCCGTACTCGCCGGTGTGCTCGCCGAGCAGGAGGCCGTCGACCGGGAGCGCATGCAGGCGCTGATCGAGGCGGGGGTCGCCGCGGGGGAGTTCCGCACCGGGGATCCGTTCGCGGCGTGCGTCCGGATCTTCGTCGCCATCGACGGATTCTCGGTGTACGTCAACGCCTCGGATACGTTCGAGGAGCCCGCCTACACCCGGTTCGTCAGCGACGTCTGCGAGTGGACGCTCGGGCTCCCGCCCGGGTCGCTGCTGCGGGATCGCGCGTAG
- the serA gene encoding phosphoglycerate dehydrogenase, whose product MPAPVVLIAEQLSPATIAALGPDFEVVNVDGTDRDALRSALQGADAVLVRSATQIDAEALSWAPRLKIVARAGVGLDNVDIKAATQAGVMVVNAPTSNIISAAELTVAHILGLARHLPRAHASLSAGDWKRSSFTGIELYEKTVGIIGLGRIGALVAERLRGFGVELIAFDPYVTAARAQQLGVQLVSLEELVAQADFLTIHMPRTPETLGMIGAEQLRAMKSTAYVVNVARGGLIDEAALAEALAAGEIAGAALDVFVQEPPADTSLTGLPTVNVTPHLGASTEEAQEKAGVSVAKSVRLALAGDLVPDAVNVAGGVIDEYVRPGLPLTEKLGQVFAGLSNGAIASLDIEVHGELAERNVEALRLAALKGVFSKVVSDPVSYVNAPLLAEQRNVEVRFTTDTVAESYRNVITLRGALTDGTQVSVSGTLTGPKQIEKIVEVNGYEVELPIPEHLIVFSYTDRPGIVASYGKLLGDAGVNIAGLQIARDEKKGTALSVLSVDGPVADDIINALGEAIGAEGLSRIEIDAL is encoded by the coding sequence ATGCCTGCGCCGGTCGTGCTGATCGCCGAACAACTGTCTCCCGCAACGATCGCCGCTCTCGGCCCCGACTTCGAGGTGGTGAACGTCGACGGCACCGACCGCGACGCACTGCGCTCGGCGTTGCAGGGTGCCGATGCGGTGCTCGTGCGATCCGCCACCCAGATCGACGCGGAGGCGCTCAGCTGGGCCCCGCGTCTCAAGATCGTCGCGCGTGCCGGCGTCGGCCTCGACAACGTCGACATCAAGGCGGCCACGCAGGCCGGCGTCATGGTCGTGAACGCGCCGACCTCGAACATCATCAGTGCCGCCGAACTGACGGTCGCGCACATCCTCGGGCTCGCCCGGCACCTGCCGCGCGCGCACGCCTCGCTGTCGGCGGGGGACTGGAAGCGCTCCTCCTTCACCGGCATCGAGCTGTACGAGAAGACCGTCGGCATCATCGGGCTCGGCCGCATCGGCGCACTGGTCGCCGAGCGCCTCCGCGGCTTCGGGGTCGAGCTCATCGCATTCGACCCCTACGTCACGGCTGCTCGCGCGCAGCAGCTCGGCGTGCAGCTGGTCTCGCTCGAGGAGCTCGTCGCGCAGGCCGACTTCCTCACGATCCACATGCCACGCACGCCGGAGACCCTCGGCATGATCGGCGCGGAGCAGCTCCGCGCGATGAAGTCGACCGCCTACGTGGTGAACGTCGCGCGCGGCGGCCTGATCGATGAGGCCGCGCTCGCCGAGGCGCTGGCCGCCGGTGAGATCGCCGGGGCGGCGCTCGACGTCTTCGTGCAGGAGCCGCCGGCCGATACGTCGCTCACGGGCCTGCCCACCGTCAACGTCACGCCGCACCTCGGCGCCTCGACGGAGGAGGCCCAGGAGAAGGCGGGAGTGTCGGTCGCGAAGTCCGTCCGCCTCGCACTCGCGGGCGATCTCGTGCCCGACGCCGTCAACGTCGCGGGCGGTGTCATCGACGAGTACGTGCGTCCGGGGCTGCCGCTCACCGAGAAGCTCGGCCAGGTCTTCGCGGGCCTGTCGAACGGCGCGATCGCCTCGCTCGACATCGAGGTGCACGGCGAGCTCGCCGAGCGCAACGTCGAGGCCCTCCGTCTCGCCGCGCTCAAGGGCGTGTTCTCGAAGGTCGTGAGCGATCCCGTCTCCTACGTCAACGCTCCGCTCCTCGCCGAGCAGCGCAACGTCGAGGTGCGCTTCACCACCGACACCGTGGCGGAGAGCTACCGCAACGTCATCACACTGCGCGGCGCACTGACCGACGGCACCCAGGTCTCCGTCTCGGGCACCCTCACCGGACCGAAGCAGATCGAGAAGATCGTGGAGGTCAACGGCTACGAGGTCGAGCTGCCGATCCCGGAGCACCTCATCGTCTTCAGCTACACGGACCGGCCCGGGATTGTCGCGAGCTACGGCAAGCTGCTCGGTGACGCGGGCGTGAACATCGCCGGTCTGCAGATCGCGCGCGACGAGAAGAAGGGCACCGCGCTCTCGGTGCTCTCGGTCGACGGCCCGGTCGCCGACGACATCATCAACGCGCTCGGCGAGGCCATCGGGGCCGAGGGACTGAGCCGGATCGAGATCGACGCGCTGTAA
- the ilvN gene encoding acetolactate synthase small subunit, producing MSRHVLSLLVEDKPGLLTRVAGLFARRGFNIESLAVGPTEMRGLSRITVVVDEDETLLEQVTKQLNKLVNVIKIVELEESSSVQREHVLIKVRADNQTRSHVLEAVNLFRARVVDVVPDALTIEVTGDTGKIDAFLKVLEPYGIKEIAQSGLIAMGRGSKSITERVFKN from the coding sequence ATGAGCCGTCACGTACTCAGCCTCCTCGTGGAGGACAAGCCGGGTCTGCTGACCCGCGTGGCCGGGCTGTTCGCCCGTCGTGGATTCAACATCGAGTCCCTCGCCGTCGGCCCGACCGAGATGCGCGGTCTGTCGCGGATCACGGTGGTCGTGGACGAGGACGAGACACTGCTCGAGCAGGTGACGAAGCAGCTCAACAAGCTCGTCAACGTCATCAAGATCGTCGAGCTGGAGGAGTCCAGCTCGGTGCAGCGCGAGCACGTGCTCATCAAGGTCCGCGCCGACAACCAGACGCGCTCGCACGTGCTCGAGGCGGTCAACCTGTTCCGAGCCCGCGTCGTCGACGTGGTGCCCGACGCGCTCACCATCGAGGTGACGGGCGACACCGGCAAGATCGACGCCTTCCTGAAGGTCCTCGAACCCTACGGGATCAAGGAGATCGCCCAGTCCGGGCTCATCGCGATGGGCCGCGGATCGAAGTCCATCACGGAGCGCGTCTTCAAGAACTAG
- a CDS encoding acetolactate synthase large subunit: protein MTGAQAVVRSLEALGVTDVFGLPGGAVLPLYDALMDASDLHHVLVRHEQGGGHAAEGFAAAGGKVGVCIATSGPGATNLVTAIADAYMDSVPLLAITGQVFSHLMGSDAFQEADIVGITMPITKHSFLVTRPEEVPGAIAAAYHLASTGRPGPVLVDITKDAQEGLVDFVWDPRVDLAGYRPITKANSKQIQAAADLISQAQRPVFYVGGGVGRAGASEELLQLVELVGAPVVTTLMARGVFPDSHPQHLGMPGMHGTVPAVLALQESDLLITLGARFDDRVTGKAALFAPDAKVIHADIDPAEIGKIRAADVPIVGDAAEVIADLIAAVSTAKVSRECAIISPWWERLHLLQEKFPLGYQPTSDGLLSPQHVIQRIGELTGPEGVYAAGVGQHQMWAAQFIKYERPNAWLNSGGAGTMGYAVPAAMGAKVAEPDRVVWAIDGDGCFQMTNQELATCVVNNIPIKVAIINNSSLGMVRQWQTLIYDGRYSNTELNTGHGSARIPDFVKLGDAYGCLAIRVEREDQIDDAIRLALETNDRPVVIDFVVSSDAMVWPMVRQGTSNSDIQYALEHAPEWEEE, encoded by the coding sequence ATGACCGGTGCCCAGGCGGTCGTCCGCAGCCTTGAGGCGCTCGGTGTCACCGACGTCTTCGGGCTTCCCGGCGGCGCCGTGCTGCCGCTCTACGACGCGCTCATGGACGCGTCGGATCTTCACCACGTCCTGGTCCGCCACGAGCAGGGCGGCGGGCACGCCGCCGAAGGCTTCGCGGCGGCCGGGGGCAAGGTCGGCGTCTGCATCGCCACCTCCGGCCCCGGAGCGACGAACCTCGTGACGGCGATCGCCGACGCCTACATGGACTCGGTGCCGCTGCTCGCGATCACCGGCCAGGTGTTCTCGCACCTCATGGGTTCGGACGCGTTCCAGGAGGCCGACATCGTGGGGATCACGATGCCGATCACGAAGCACTCCTTCCTGGTGACCCGCCCTGAGGAGGTGCCGGGCGCGATCGCCGCGGCCTACCACCTCGCCTCGACGGGGCGGCCGGGACCGGTGCTCGTCGATATCACGAAGGACGCCCAGGAGGGCCTCGTCGACTTCGTGTGGGATCCGCGGGTCGATCTCGCGGGGTACCGCCCGATCACCAAGGCGAACAGCAAGCAGATCCAGGCGGCCGCCGACCTCATCTCGCAGGCGCAGCGACCGGTGTTCTACGTCGGCGGCGGTGTGGGCCGCGCCGGTGCCTCCGAGGAGCTGCTCCAGCTCGTCGAGCTCGTCGGCGCTCCCGTCGTGACCACCCTCATGGCGCGCGGTGTCTTCCCCGACTCGCACCCGCAGCACCTCGGTATGCCCGGCATGCACGGCACGGTGCCCGCGGTGCTCGCGCTGCAGGAGTCGGACCTGCTCATCACGCTCGGCGCGCGCTTCGACGACCGCGTCACCGGCAAGGCGGCGCTGTTCGCCCCCGACGCCAAGGTGATCCACGCCGACATCGATCCGGCCGAGATCGGCAAGATCCGCGCGGCCGATGTGCCGATCGTGGGCGACGCCGCCGAGGTGATCGCGGACCTCATCGCCGCGGTCTCGACCGCGAAGGTGAGCCGCGAGTGCGCGATCATCTCGCCGTGGTGGGAGCGCCTGCACCTGCTGCAGGAGAAGTTCCCGCTCGGCTACCAGCCGACGAGCGACGGTCTCCTCTCCCCGCAGCACGTGATCCAGCGCATCGGTGAGCTCACCGGCCCCGAGGGTGTCTACGCCGCGGGCGTCGGCCAGCACCAGATGTGGGCCGCCCAGTTCATCAAGTACGAGCGTCCGAACGCGTGGCTCAACTCGGGCGGTGCGGGCACCATGGGCTACGCGGTCCCCGCCGCGATGGGCGCCAAGGTCGCAGAACCGGACCGCGTCGTGTGGGCGATCGACGGCGACGGCTGCTTCCAGATGACGAACCAGGAGCTCGCCACCTGCGTGGTGAACAACATCCCGATCAAGGTCGCGATCATCAACAACTCGTCCCTCGGCATGGTGCGGCAGTGGCAGACCCTCATCTACGACGGTCGCTACTCGAATACCGAGCTGAACACGGGCCACGGGAGTGCGCGCATCCCCGACTTCGTGAAGCTCGGCGACGCCTACGGCTGCCTCGCGATCCGCGTCGAGCGCGAGGATCAGATCGATGACGCGATCCGCCTCGCCCTCGAGACGAACGACCGGCCCGTGGTCATCGACTTCGTCGTGAGCTCGGATGCGATGGTGTGGCCGATGGTCCGCCAGGGCACCTCGAACAGCGACATCCAGTACGCCCTTGAGCACGCCCCCGAGTGGGAGGAAGAGTAG
- the gap gene encoding type I glyceraldehyde-3-phosphate dehydrogenase: MSGRIAINGFGRIGRGVLRALLEQSSDLELVAINDLTDGAALAQLFNFDSVYGRAATRMHVEGDELVVGDRRIKILAERDPSQLPWGELGIDAVLESTGRFTKAKDARQHLEAGARRVLVSAPSSGSDVTLVRGVNEDAYVPNSHFVISNASCTTNALAPLAQVLHQLAEIEQGFMMTVHAYTQDQSLVDGPHSDPRRARAAALNIVPSSTGAARAIGKVLPELDGKLSGDSIRVPVPVGSIVELTAVVGRDVTVDEVRAAYREAAEGRLRGILEYSEDPLVSSDIVGNPASSVFDSELVRVEGRLVKVSSWYDNEWGFSNRVAETLAKLAN, translated from the coding sequence ATGAGCGGTCGTATTGCAATCAACGGGTTCGGGCGAATCGGCAGGGGGGTGCTGCGTGCACTGCTCGAGCAGTCGAGCGACCTCGAACTCGTCGCCATCAACGACCTGACCGATGGCGCCGCACTCGCGCAGCTCTTCAACTTCGACTCGGTGTACGGTCGGGCCGCGACCCGCATGCACGTCGAGGGCGACGAGCTCGTCGTGGGCGACCGCCGCATCAAGATCCTCGCCGAGCGCGATCCGTCGCAGCTGCCCTGGGGTGAGCTCGGGATCGATGCGGTGCTCGAGTCGACCGGACGCTTCACCAAGGCGAAGGACGCCCGCCAGCATCTCGAGGCCGGCGCGCGTCGGGTGCTCGTCAGCGCGCCCTCCTCGGGCTCCGACGTCACGCTCGTGCGCGGGGTGAACGAGGACGCGTACGTGCCGAACAGTCACTTCGTGATCTCCAACGCCTCCTGCACCACCAACGCCCTTGCGCCGCTCGCCCAGGTGCTGCACCAGCTCGCGGAGATCGAGCAGGGGTTCATGATGACGGTGCACGCGTACACGCAGGATCAGAGCCTCGTGGACGGCCCGCACTCGGATCCGCGTCGCGCCCGCGCCGCCGCGCTGAACATCGTGCCCTCGTCGACGGGCGCGGCTCGTGCGATCGGCAAGGTGCTCCCCGAGCTCGACGGCAAGCTCAGCGGCGATTCGATCCGCGTGCCGGTGCCGGTCGGCTCCATCGTCGAGCTGACCGCCGTGGTCGGCCGCGACGTGACCGTCGACGAGGTCCGCGCGGCGTACCGCGAGGCGGCCGAGGGTCGTCTGCGCGGGATCCTCGAGTACTCCGAGGATCCGCTCGTCTCCTCCGATATCGTCGGCAACCCGGCGTCGTCGGTGTTCGACTCGGAGCTCGTGCGCGTGGAGGGTCGGCTCGTCAAGGTGTCGTCCTGGTACGACAACGAGTGGGGCTTCTCGAACCGCGTCGCCGAAACGCTCGCGAAGCTCGCGAACTAG